The stretch of DNA taataataataaaaaaagcaatGACATGAGATAATCTTTAGAGTGCCATGTCACCACAAACACTAAAATTGAGAAAAGTTGTCAAGTTTAAAGACTATGTTGGACACTTCAATCCTTACCCATGTCTCAAGTCCAATTAACATAGGCTATAGGCAAAAAAAAAGAAGTTCAAAGACCAAGTTGGAAAAAATTGACAAGTTTAGGGATTAGATGTAGCTTTATTCCAATAATAAAGATAGGATGATAAAATGCAAAACCAGATAGCCAAAGTAAATCAATAGAATCAACATGAGGCAGTCTTAATGATCATCAAGGGCCATACAACTCCAACATAAGATCCATATTCCTCGTCAATGATGACATTAATTCCCATTGTCATCAACTTGTCTATTATCTACTGTGTTGCATGCATAGGTAATGCAGAAAGGAGACAGATTTACACAGATGCACATGATGGATATTATAGTATCATAGACTAGATTTTCAAGCTTTAACACAGCATAAGGAGGGTGTCCTCTATAGTGAACCCCAAAGATCTACATAATTGGATAGGATTACAAAGTTTTTCTTTTACATGCAGCTGCTACAATACATCCTTGCAAAACAAAACAAGGAATTTAACTGAATCTTGGTGATTGAGGATCACAAAGACAGTTTTATCTACACACCTCAAAGAGGATGAGCTCAGTTTTTCATTGATGCTGTCAGTCATGAAGGCCGAGTTCAGCCTCTAGGTCACCATCTTCTTCGAACAACTTTAAAAGACGGGCATATTGCTCGTCTCGTTTCCTTTTTTGCCATACCTTGAAAAGGAAAAACGAAAACAACCCAACAGCAACCAGCACAATCAATATGATGACTACCTTGGTCCCATTTTTACTATTTGCATTAGACTTTGAGTTTAAGCTGATTGAACTTGTAGAGTCACCGGAAAACcctgaaaaaagaagaaggaagcaAATTGGAGTAAATTGTTTTATCATTTTCAATAATTTTCCATTTAGTAAATAAgaacaatttctattttaaaGCCCTTCACAGCAACTTAATCATTGTTCTAACAAATTCAGCTGAAGAATATTCAAATAAGCCTAAAAAGCAAGTGTAATACCAAGAACTATGTGTAATAGCATAATTTCATGTGAAACCCATTTTATCATGGATAATTATTTGGT from Gossypium hirsutum isolate 1008001.06 chromosome D04, Gossypium_hirsutum_v2.1, whole genome shotgun sequence encodes:
- the LOC107898683 gene encoding uncharacterized protein translates to MTEVSRRRTLRLLLLFASVSLQFISGFSGDSTSSISLNSKSNANSKNGTKVVIILIVLVAVGLFSFFLFKVWQKRKRDEQYARLLKLFEEDGDLEAELGLHD